A DNA window from Calliphora vicina chromosome 1, idCalVici1.1, whole genome shotgun sequence contains the following coding sequences:
- the udt gene encoding uncharacterized protein udt, whose translation MKLYELFTLLGIFVAANGQYNQLQEQYCTIPKILQGSWFSWESGYPTQTVIDARQMSKRGYCITMEKHHGDEYSFVFEERGKGCYHCVKTFIRTLNIFEKFESPCVTIADGAKPSVQTVCRGIKDDQQLITLFNENFIPINCRSSLEGVWHFTYQNRFRFTGVCDKPDARIQSCQTAGTQFLIQNQKFNITYQQCEGMDGTFSGIVEYSCLGDWFVGKNHYFAVANTKESRKDEKYRCLLKNRDDDLYVGVSITAECNTLKTPENSPERLKLTPVKAEYVEPGCTLPQNFSGEWVNTANIDADVIISETHINETYYPDTARYRRTIYVCRERRGNRIMMARLTVDGCQKDYVCFDFMPRHHNIIRYRKGLAVIKDDFSTVCSWVQFKNDEAWKYDLFLAKNPVPVRCPVAGKFNFTQRGEHPFKTRILGGVTLSPRPDIRCKQNISDLSVCDTDQKEMAVDENYCLSVDHLGRPVDIYSDPDYRMKCIGFWKENLKSYLITYDDLDPLSKYRCWVYQRADLNRVLMSQAAGAFCKLNQDVSSWNHSEGAAVAIDAIEYERERDDCPMYFDDGENPWRQSDASNIIFDWDFYKAGASRLEALVNVEIFLTLTLGFLLIKLLHFYV comes from the exons ATGAAATTATATGAATTATTTACCCTTTTGGGTATTTTTGTGGCAG CCAACGGTCAATACAATCAATTGCAAGAACAATATTGTACTATACCTAAGATTCTGCAAGGATCATGGTTTTCTTGGGAATCTGGCTATCCCACACAAACGGTAATAGATGCCAGGCAAATGAGTAAGCGAGGCTACTGCATAACAATGGAAAAACATCACGGCGATGAGTATTCTTTTGTATTTGAAGAACGCGGCAAGGGCTGTTACCACTGTGTAAAGACTTTCATaagaactttaaatattttcgagAAATTTGAGA gTCCTTGTGTTACTATAGCAGATGGTGCTAAACCCTCGGTACAAACTGTTTGTCGCGGCATTAAGGATGATCAGCAATTGATTACTTTGTTCAACGAAAACTTTATACCCATCAATTGCCGCAGTTCTTTGGAAGGTGTTTGGCACTTTACCTATCAGAATCGTTTCCGTTTTACAGGGGTATGCGATAAACCTGATGCCAGAATACAGTCCTGCCAAACGGCCGGTACTCAGTTCTTGATACAAAATCAAAAGTTCAACATCACCTATCAGCAGTGCGAGGGTATGGATGGCACATTTAGTGGCATTGTGGAATACAGTTGTTTGGGTGATTGGTTTGTGGGTAAAAATCATTACTTTGCCGTGGCCAATACAAAGGAATCACGTAAAGATGAAAAATATCGTTGTTTACTCAAAAATCGTGACGATGACCTGTATGTGGGTGTATCCATTACTGCCGAGTGTAACACACTAAAAACTCCCGAAAATTCTCCGGAACGTCTAAAACTTACCCCCGTCAAAGCGGAATATGTTGAGCCTGGATGCACTTTACCACAAAATTTTTCCGGCGAATGGGTTAATACGGCCAACATAGATGCTGATGTCATTATTAGTGAGACGCATATAAATGAAACCTATTATCCGGATACGGCACGTTATAGGCGCACCATTTATGTATGTCGTGAACGTCGTGGTAATCGTATTATGATGGCTCGCCTTACTGTCGACGGTTGTCAGAAGGATtatgtttgttttgattttatgcCCCGCCATCACAACATTATTCGTTATCGCAAGGGTTTGGCTGTTATTAAAGATGATTTCAGTACGGTATGTTCGtgggttcaatttaaaaatgatgAAGCTTGGAAATATGATttgtttttggcaaaaaatcCTGTACCTGTGAGATGTCCAGTAGCcggtaaatttaattttacacaacgtgGTGAACATCCTTTTAAAACAAG aattttGGGTGGCGTTACATTGAGTCCACGTCCTGATATACGCTGCAAACAAAACATTTCCGATTTATCAGTGTGCGATACAGATCAAAAAGAAATGGCGGTCGATGAAAACTATTGTTTATCTGTAGATCATTTGGGCAGACCGGTAGACATTTACA GTGATCCTGATTATCGCATGAAATGTATCGGTTTTTGGAAGGAAAATTTGAAGTCATACTTAATAACATATGACGATTTGGATCCATTATCTAAATACAGATGTTGGGTATATCAAAGGGCCGATTTAAACAGAGTTTTAATGTCACAAG CTGCGGGCGCCTTTTGCAAACTCAATCAAGACGTAAGTTCCTGGAATCACAGCGAGGGAGCTGCTGTCGCCATTGATGCCATCGAATACGAACGAGAACGCGATGACTGCCCCATGTATTTTGATGATGGTGAAAATCCATGGCGTCAATCTGATGCCTCCAATATTATATTCGATTGGGACTTTTATAAGGCCGGTGCTAGTCGTCTCGAAGCATTAGTAAATGTGGAAATTTTTTTGACTTTAACATTGGGTTTTCTACTCataaaattattacatttttatgtttaa
- the TFAM gene encoding transcription factor A, mitochondrial isoform X2 yields the protein MILTVSLLNKGSFLGSLINKCRPAAVANLSLSSPSYVAKTLEEKAGLPPRPKKPLTPYFRFMKEQRPKIQAENPKISIVDIVRQVSKQWVTADASLKQRLQEEYKKEQQKYVETRTKYDAKITDEQRSQLKELKQEQIDAKERRMMRKRIKELGRPKKPASAFLRFIAKERIATPQTEKETFREWHQKATAKWGTLTDEQKNVYIMESRKELEKYKIEISLWEEKMIRLGNIDVIRHSNLIDPPEPKPKKH from the exons ATGATATTAACAGTTTCACTTTTAAACAAAGGATCCTTCTTGGGTTCTTTGATTAACAAATGCAG ACCTGCTGCTGTTGCTAACCTTAGTTTGAGTAGTCCCTCATATGTGGCTAAAACTTTGGAGGAAAAAGCAGGACTACCGCCAAGACCCAAAAAGCCATTGACACCCTACTTTCGTTTTATGAAAGAACAACGACCCAAAATACAGgctgaaaatcctaaaatctccATTGTGGATATAGTGAGACAAGTCTCAAAACAATGGGTAACTGCAGATGCATCTTTGAAGCAGCGTTTGCAAGAGGAATACAAAAAAGAACAACAGAAATATGTGGAGACACGTACGAAATACGATGCAAAAATCACAGATGAACAGCGCTCACAACTAAAAGAACTTAAACAAGAGCAAATTGATGCAAAAGAAAGACGTATGATGCGTAAACGTATTAAGGAATTGGGACGTCCTAAAAAACCTGCCTCGGCCTTTTTACGTTTCATAGCCAAGGAAAGAATTGCAACGCCTCAGACTGAAAAAGAAACATTCAGGGAATGGCACCAAAAGGCCACCGCCAAATGGGGCACACTGACTGACGAACAAAAGAATGTTTACATAATGGAATCACGCAAGGAATTGGAAAAGTACAA AATAGAAATATCCTTGTGGGAAGAAAAAATGATACGTTTAGGCAACATTGACGTTATTCGCCATAGCAATCTAATTGATCCTCCTGAGCCCAAGCCAAAGAAACATTAA
- the TFAM gene encoding transcription factor A, mitochondrial isoform X1, with product MILTVSLLNKGSFLGSLINKCRQVVRIKPVKLETNIKPNISTSITTSTNTPTAAITSPASLLITEQQTNRPAAVANLSLSSPSYVAKTLEEKAGLPPRPKKPLTPYFRFMKEQRPKIQAENPKISIVDIVRQVSKQWVTADASLKQRLQEEYKKEQQKYVETRTKYDAKITDEQRSQLKELKQEQIDAKERRMMRKRIKELGRPKKPASAFLRFIAKERIATPQTEKETFREWHQKATAKWGTLTDEQKNVYIMESRKELEKYKIEISLWEEKMIRLGNIDVIRHSNLIDPPEPKPKKH from the exons ATGATATTAACAGTTTCACTTTTAAACAAAGGATCCTTCTTGGGTTCTTTGATTAACAAATGCAGGCAAGTTGTACGAATTAAACCAGTTAAATTAGAAACTAATATAAAACCCAACATCTCTACTTCTATAACAACATCAACAAATACTCCTACGGCTGCAATAACATCGCCTGCATCTTTGTTAATTACGGAACAACAAACCAATAGACCTGCTGCTGTTGCTAACCTTAGTTTGAGTAGTCCCTCATATGTGGCTAAAACTTTGGAGGAAAAAGCAGGACTACCGCCAAGACCCAAAAAGCCATTGACACCCTACTTTCGTTTTATGAAAGAACAACGACCCAAAATACAGgctgaaaatcctaaaatctccATTGTGGATATAGTGAGACAAGTCTCAAAACAATGGGTAACTGCAGATGCATCTTTGAAGCAGCGTTTGCAAGAGGAATACAAAAAAGAACAACAGAAATATGTGGAGACACGTACGAAATACGATGCAAAAATCACAGATGAACAGCGCTCACAACTAAAAGAACTTAAACAAGAGCAAATTGATGCAAAAGAAAGACGTATGATGCGTAAACGTATTAAGGAATTGGGACGTCCTAAAAAACCTGCCTCGGCCTTTTTACGTTTCATAGCCAAGGAAAGAATTGCAACGCCTCAGACTGAAAAAGAAACATTCAGGGAATGGCACCAAAAGGCCACCGCCAAATGGGGCACACTGACTGACGAACAAAAGAATGTTTACATAATGGAATCACGCAAGGAATTGGAAAAGTACAA AATAGAAATATCCTTGTGGGAAGAAAAAATGATACGTTTAGGCAACATTGACGTTATTCGCCATAGCAATCTAATTGATCCTCCTGAGCCCAAGCCAAAGAAACATTAA
- the LOC135963756 gene encoding esterase CG5412 has product MTNNEAASSSAPTSSSKKKSSTSQLEIKDKVRVLCLHGYRQNADSFKSKLGSFRKHVNKYAEFVFIDAPHKAKPMEEGVEPQPDQLSWWFNKDDGSFKGTNRNGPAFGFQESLKLVEDTWKTQGPFQGLLGFSQGACFVGLLCGLARKKLTSIRPEFAILSSGFLSGSLVHKSAYEESIIIPTLHVYGLSDEIIPKEMSQELANHFKNVEVLEHNGGHYFPATSQQKQTYINFFQDRLQEYLENLELQQTSNAAFVEEQQGEEVEGEIQTISDDSEDSA; this is encoded by the exons ATGACCAATAACGAGGCTGCTTCATCATCTGCTCCTACATCGTCAAGCAAAAAGAAATCCTCAACATCCCAGCTAGAAATCAAAGACAAAGTGCGAGTTTTGTGTTTACATGGCTATCGGCAAAATGCCGATAGTTTTAAAAGCAAATTGGGATCATTTCGCAAACATGTAAATAAATACGCCGAATTTGTGTTTATAGATGCTCCCCACAAGGCTAAACCCATGGAAGAGGGAGTAGAACCTCAGCCTGATCAGTTGAGCTGGTGGTTTAATAAAGATGATGGCTCCTTTAAGGGTACCAATAGGAATGGTCCGGCATTTGGTTTTCAAGAAAGCTTGAAACTGGTAGAGGATACTTGGAAGACTCAAGGCCCGTTTCAAGGTCTATTGGGCTTCTCCCAAGGAGCCTGCTTTGTGGGCTTATTATGCGGTCTAGCTAGGAAGAAGT TGACATCTATACGCCCGGAATTTGCCATACTCTCGTCTGGCTTCCTATCCGGTAGTTTAGTACATAAAAGCGCTTACGAAGAATCCATTATCATTCCCACACTACATGTCTATGGTTTATCCGATGAAATCATACCCAAAGAAATGAGCCAAGAGTTGGccaatcattttaaaaatgtcgaagTCCTAGAACATAATGGCGGACATTATTTCCCAGCCACATCCCAGCAAAAACAAACCtatataaatttctttcaaGATCGTTTGCAAGAGTATTTGGAAAATTTAGAATTACAACAAACCTCAAATGCAGCCTTTGTGGAGGAGCAACAAGGAGAAGAGGTGGAGGGTGAAATACAAACAATATCCGATGATTCCGAGGACAGTGCATGA